A window of the Proteus terrae subsp. cibarius genome harbors these coding sequences:
- a CDS encoding tripartite tricarboxylate transporter substrate binding protein encodes MKKTLLAFTLCSSIFTLPAFAQYPEKPITIVVPWAAGGNTDTVARLAAKGLQEELGVTVNVINKTGGSGVVGHDAIKNAKPDGYTLGIATVEITMMHHQGMTNLTYQDYTPITRLAVIYGGLQVGKSSPFKNAQEIIDYAKANPGKLKASGSGLNSIWHLNTIGMLRAAGLPDNAIRFIPSQGASAALQELASGGVDIVTSSLGEADSMVKAGLVKHMAVMSNEKSAFYPDVPLFKEATPYNWDLQAWNMLVAPKGLDKEVQDKLTAAMKKVYASGELAEFANKQGFEVIELYGDDATQFMANEDKKFGEIIKK; translated from the coding sequence ATGAAAAAAACACTTCTGGCATTTACCCTATGCAGTTCCATTTTTACACTTCCGGCTTTTGCTCAATACCCTGAAAAGCCGATTACTATTGTTGTTCCTTGGGCGGCTGGAGGTAACACAGATACCGTTGCACGCCTAGCGGCTAAAGGACTACAAGAAGAGTTGGGTGTAACCGTTAATGTGATAAATAAAACTGGTGGTAGCGGAGTTGTAGGTCACGACGCAATTAAAAATGCAAAGCCCGATGGTTACACACTGGGTATTGCAACAGTTGAAATTACCATGATGCATCATCAGGGAATGACGAATTTAACTTATCAAGATTACACACCGATCACACGTCTTGCTGTAATTTATGGTGGGTTACAAGTTGGAAAATCCTCGCCATTTAAAAATGCACAGGAAATTATTGATTACGCGAAAGCAAATCCGGGCAAGTTAAAAGCATCGGGTAGTGGCTTAAATTCAATCTGGCATCTCAATACTATTGGTATGTTACGTGCTGCTGGATTACCTGATAACGCCATTCGCTTTATTCCATCTCAAGGTGCAAGTGCTGCATTACAAGAGCTTGCTTCTGGTGGTGTTGATATTGTGACTTCTTCATTAGGTGAAGCGGACAGCATGGTAAAAGCTGGATTAGTGAAACATATGGCAGTTATGTCAAATGAGAAATCGGCTTTTTATCCTGACGTACCGTTATTCAAAGAAGCCACACCTTATAATTGGGATCTGCAAGCGTGGAATATGCTAGTTGCGCCAAAAGGGCTAGATAAAGAAGTACAAGATAAACTCACTGCGGCAATGAAAAAAGTGTATGCCTCTGGTGAATTAGCCGAGTTTGCAAATAAACAAGGTTTTGAAGTTATCGAATTATATGGCGATGATGCCACTCAATTTATGGCCAATGAAGATAAAAAGTTTGGTGAAATTATAAAGAAATAA
- a CDS encoding PfkB family carbohydrate kinase — MFSEERRQEIYTIIREQKKVKVAQLAEKFSVTLETIRNDLKYLEGEGLIKRCHGGAILGKQEIKKISKFSDSFDISCLLHDLLIVRERKDRKPEGKVCVLGSFVVDIIANVDSFPKVGELINSKSNSIGPGGKGTNQAMAASFSDAKVHLITKVGEDHFSKYAYKYLQESGIDSFTIFQTEIEPTGSSISYLADRTQNNITATYLGANNTFSDQEIDISLPYVSEADVLLLQGEINIEANIKAALFAKSVNKTVVLNVAPYNENLKQLYSNLDFITLNANQASHWADIEINDINDAKQAIGIISGDENKKVIIYMDELGVVYFDGRATFHIPPMPSLRVDTMAATDAFNGAFASKIAAGGTMHESVLFASAFLSAFIEQKGVTAMPVLSQVQARLKSRLEDIRPQIICNEKRCI, encoded by the coding sequence ATGTTTTCAGAAGAACGGCGGCAGGAAATTTACACCATCATCAGGGAACAAAAGAAAGTTAAAGTGGCTCAACTTGCGGAGAAATTCAGTGTCACATTGGAAACTATCCGTAATGATTTGAAATACCTTGAAGGAGAAGGGTTGATCAAACGTTGTCATGGTGGCGCCATACTAGGGAAACAAGAAATAAAAAAAATAAGTAAATTTAGTGATAGTTTTGATATTTCATGTTTATTGCACGATTTATTAATCGTGAGAGAACGTAAAGATAGAAAGCCTGAAGGCAAAGTCTGTGTGCTTGGGTCGTTTGTAGTAGATATTATTGCCAATGTCGATTCTTTTCCAAAAGTTGGTGAGTTAATTAACTCTAAAAGTAATTCGATAGGCCCTGGTGGCAAAGGAACAAATCAGGCAATGGCTGCCAGTTTTTCTGATGCGAAAGTACACTTAATAACGAAAGTGGGTGAAGATCATTTTAGTAAATACGCTTATAAATATTTACAAGAAAGTGGGATTGATTCTTTTACTATTTTTCAAACAGAAATAGAACCGACAGGTAGTTCAATTAGTTATTTAGCAGATAGAACACAAAATAATATTACAGCGACTTATTTAGGTGCGAACAATACATTTTCAGATCAAGAGATTGATATTTCTTTGCCTTATGTAAGTGAAGCTGATGTGTTATTGCTTCAAGGTGAAATTAATATAGAAGCCAATATTAAAGCCGCACTGTTTGCAAAATCAGTTAATAAAACAGTCGTACTTAATGTTGCACCTTATAACGAAAACCTAAAGCAACTTTATTCAAATCTTGATTTTATTACCTTAAATGCAAACCAAGCATCACATTGGGCTGACATTGAAATAAACGACATTAATGACGCTAAACAGGCTATTGGCATTATTTCAGGTGATGAAAACAAGAAAGTCATTATCTATATGGATGAGCTTGGTGTGGTTTATTTTGATGGACGAGCCACATTTCATATACCCCCTATGCCATCGTTGCGAGTGGATACGATGGCTGCCACGGATGCTTTTAATGGCGCATTTGCTTCAAAAATAGCAGCGGGAGGTACAATGCATGAGAGTGTATTATTTGCCAGTGCTTTCCTCTCTGCATTTATAGAACAAAAAGGCGTAACAGCAATGCCTGTGCTTTCTCAAGTCCAGGCTCGCCTTAAATCAAGGCTCGAAGATATTCGACCACAAATAATCTGCAATGAGAAAAGGTGCATATAA
- a CDS encoding AzlD domain-containing protein produces the protein MTWSLLLILALVIFMLRYFFLEPAIPVKLPSVIRQALGYSAPCLLTAICAPIVLLEKGEFKGILDNPYLWGTLLCVGLALKIRNTLVVVLLTLVGFYLLNALLN, from the coding sequence ATGACATGGTCGTTATTATTAATTTTGGCGCTGGTCATTTTCATGTTGCGTTATTTCTTTCTTGAACCGGCGATCCCCGTCAAATTACCGTCAGTGATCAGACAAGCATTAGGATATTCTGCACCTTGTTTATTAACGGCAATCTGTGCGCCAATCGTGCTGTTAGAAAAAGGAGAATTCAAAGGTATTTTAGATAATCCTTATCTTTGGGGAACCTTATTATGTGTAGGATTAGCGCTTAAAATACGTAATACCTTAGTGGTGGTTTTACTCACATTAGTGGGCTTTTATCTGCTTAATGCCTTGTTAAACTAA
- a CDS encoding AzlC family ABC transporter permease — MEKIKNNNEDRQVMRAFGLGALHVLPLCLAVIPWGILAGSMAVDAGLTFAQSIGMSAIIFAGAAQLVTLGLVVSGAGMLTIIVSVFFITAQHLLYGLTLRPHVAHLKWYQRITIGFLLTDELFAVSAQPKVKLTPAYMIGAGLCFYLAWVAVSIVGIIMASQVSDLSRYHLDFSIVATLLAIVIPLIKTFSTLVGVIVSFCLSIIFSWLNIEGGVVIGGLTGMFVAVCVARARGEQK; from the coding sequence ATGGAAAAAATCAAAAATAATAATGAAGATAGGCAAGTAATGCGTGCTTTCGGCCTTGGTGCTTTGCATGTTTTGCCTTTATGCCTTGCGGTTATTCCTTGGGGAATATTAGCAGGATCAATGGCCGTTGATGCAGGGTTAACCTTTGCACAAAGTATCGGAATGTCTGCAATTATATTTGCAGGGGCAGCACAACTAGTCACGTTAGGATTAGTGGTTTCTGGTGCAGGAATGCTGACCATTATTGTTTCTGTTTTTTTTATTACAGCACAACATCTTTTATACGGATTGACCTTACGTCCACATGTTGCCCATTTAAAATGGTATCAACGTATTACGATAGGATTTTTATTAACGGATGAGCTTTTTGCAGTTTCAGCACAGCCGAAAGTAAAACTCACACCCGCTTATATGATAGGTGCGGGATTATGTTTTTATTTAGCGTGGGTTGCTGTCAGTATTGTTGGCATTATTATGGCAAGCCAAGTTTCTGATTTATCTCGTTATCATCTTGATTTTTCTATTGTTGCTACTTTATTAGCGATTGTAATTCCGTTAATAAAAACATTTAGTACGTTAGTCGGCGTTATTGTCTCTTTTTGCCTCTCGATTATTTTTAGTTGGTTGAATATAGAAGGTGGCGTAGTTATTGGTGGGTTAACAGGCATGTTTGTTGCTGTTTGTGTAGCTAGGGCAAGAGGAGAACAAAAATGA
- a CDS encoding AraC family transcriptional regulator — MRQEQAKLIHLPELNSLAYLQAEYLHQTFSRHTHEGFCIGVIDDGAQQFYRTGSEHIAPKGDIIIVNADEIHTGSSAVESGWAYQAIYPTPEYLQTLTRDLQQERGSTPWFPDAVIHDPGLSQQLLLFFSLLEQPNNFLLKESLLLSTMAMLILRYSKTRIQEKPLSAIGQRLQWVSELMNDTPENEFSLNTLAEMVNLSPWHFLRQFKKEIGMTPHAWLIQARIRKARQLLSLGHTLSDVTQLCGFSDQSHFHRHFKNAIGVTPGNYLKGLRLSSSLKSPLLS; from the coding sequence ATGCGACAAGAGCAGGCTAAACTTATTCACCTTCCTGAGCTTAATAGCCTTGCTTATCTGCAAGCTGAATATTTGCATCAAACTTTCTCTCGCCATACTCATGAAGGCTTCTGTATTGGTGTAATTGATGATGGCGCACAACAGTTTTATCGCACAGGAAGCGAACATATCGCACCTAAAGGCGATATCATTATTGTCAATGCAGATGAAATCCACACAGGCTCATCTGCGGTTGAATCTGGCTGGGCGTATCAAGCTATTTATCCCACACCGGAATATCTGCAAACATTAACGCGTGATTTACAGCAAGAGCGTGGTTCAACGCCGTGGTTTCCTGATGCCGTCATTCACGATCCGGGTTTAAGTCAGCAGCTTTTATTGTTTTTTTCATTATTAGAGCAACCCAATAATTTTCTACTTAAAGAGTCTTTGTTACTTTCAACAATGGCAATGTTGATATTGCGTTATAGCAAAACACGAATTCAAGAAAAGCCGTTGAGTGCAATAGGGCAGCGGTTGCAATGGGTCAGTGAATTAATGAATGACACACCTGAAAATGAATTTTCACTTAATACCTTAGCCGAGATGGTAAATTTAAGCCCTTGGCATTTTTTACGTCAATTTAAAAAAGAAATTGGCATGACTCCCCACGCTTGGCTTATTCAAGCGCGAATTCGCAAAGCAAGACAATTGCTTTCTTTAGGTCATACGCTTTCTGATGTTACACAACTTTGTGGTTTTTCAGATCAAAGCCATTTTCATCGCCATTTTAAAAATGCCATTGGTGTCACGCCGGGTAATTATTTAAAAGGGCTTCGATTGTCATCCTCTTTAAAATCCCCTTTATTGTCATAA
- a CDS encoding LacI family DNA-binding transcriptional regulator, with translation MKKQKRITITDIAKLAGVSKTTASLVLNGRGKEMRVSDDTIARITTIAEQYQYQPNIHARSLRDNRSYALGLVIPDITNYGFASVAYELEILCREAGIQLLISCTDENAAQETLAIEHLLSRQIDGLIVASCLQSDVEYQRLSKQIPVVLFDRYFEGTTLPFVVTDSTTTTQQLIEEIASTKGIDELYFLGGQSTLSPTKDRLLGFTQGLSQANINLKSEWIIHGHYHPSSGYEMFGSLCASLGRAPKFIFTSACGLLDGVLRYLSQNKQMQNEVYLAGFDDHYLYDSLSIPIDTIAQNNPELASHCFRLIMGLINQTNLGSYQIFVPAKIHQRHE, from the coding sequence GTGAAAAAACAAAAACGTATCACGATCACCGATATTGCAAAATTAGCGGGTGTTTCAAAAACAACGGCAAGTTTAGTATTAAATGGCCGTGGTAAAGAGATGCGAGTATCTGATGATACTATCGCGCGTATTACGACTATAGCTGAACAATATCAATATCAGCCTAATATTCATGCTCGCTCTTTACGTGATAATCGTAGTTATGCATTAGGGTTGGTTATTCCTGATATAACTAACTATGGTTTTGCTTCTGTGGCGTATGAACTAGAAATATTATGCAGAGAAGCAGGTATTCAATTACTTATTTCCTGTACTGATGAAAATGCGGCTCAAGAAACACTGGCGATAGAACATCTATTATCACGACAAATCGACGGTTTAATTGTCGCCTCATGTTTACAAAGTGATGTTGAATATCAGCGTTTGAGTAAACAAATACCTGTTGTGCTATTTGATCGGTATTTTGAAGGAACAACACTGCCTTTTGTTGTCACAGATTCAACAACCACGACACAACAACTCATTGAAGAGATTGCTTCAACAAAAGGTATTGATGAGCTTTACTTTTTAGGCGGGCAATCAACGCTTTCACCGACTAAAGATCGCCTTTTAGGTTTCACCCAAGGGCTTTCACAAGCAAATATTAATTTGAAATCAGAGTGGATCATTCATGGGCATTATCACCCAAGTTCTGGTTATGAAATGTTTGGCTCTTTGTGTGCATCACTAGGACGAGCGCCTAAGTTTATTTTTACTTCTGCTTGTGGCTTATTAGATGGAGTGTTGCGCTATCTAAGTCAAAATAAACAGATGCAAAATGAAGTCTATTTGGCAGGTTTTGATGATCACTATCTTTATGATTCATTATCAATCCCCATAGATACAATTGCTCAAAATAACCCCGAATTAGCCTCACACTGTTTCCGACTGATTATGGGATTAATTAACCAGACAAATTTAGGATCTTATCAAATTTTTGTTCCAGCAAAAATTCATCAACGACATGAGTAA
- a CDS encoding sucrose-6-phosphate hydrolase, with product MNTNEGLSAILQAVMRNNAKAVKDKYYPCWHLAPVTGLLNDPNGFCFDGEYYHLFYQWNPLSCEHKHKCWGHWCSKDLITWQHQPIALLPDEFYDKDGCYSGSAVIHQGQLILCYTGNVKFEDGSRTAWQCLAVENQQGGFDKLGPVLGLPEGYSGHVRDPKIWQYNDVWYMVLGAQNLDKQGKVLLYRASHLYQWQLVGELAGSYLGGLADAGYMWECPDLFELDDHFILLTCPQGIKREQQRFLNSHSSAYLIGDFDYSTLQFQHGDLIELDAGFEFYAPQTTLANGRRLLFGWMGVPDGEEMYQPTIANGWIHQMTCPRELHIKEEKLYQQPVKELQQLRQKPAYWQGIADDAPDISGFSFELEVELFGSLTIYFSDTLVLLIENNQAVLKRRSVKSGEWQSRFWSGEIKHLQILCDNSSVEIFFNGGAGVMSSRFFPSEKRTICFSGKDTINLTTWQLKNTLLN from the coding sequence ATGAACACAAACGAAGGGTTATCTGCGATTTTACAAGCGGTTATGCGTAATAATGCTAAAGCTGTAAAAGATAAATACTACCCATGTTGGCATTTAGCGCCAGTAACTGGGTTGTTAAATGATCCTAATGGATTTTGTTTTGATGGTGAATACTATCATCTGTTTTATCAATGGAACCCTTTGTCTTGTGAGCATAAACATAAATGTTGGGGTCATTGGTGCTCAAAGGATTTGATTACTTGGCAGCATCAACCTATTGCTTTATTACCTGATGAATTTTATGACAAAGATGGCTGTTATTCTGGTAGTGCAGTGATCCATCAAGGGCAATTAATCCTTTGTTATACTGGTAATGTTAAATTTGAGGATGGCTCTCGCACGGCATGGCAATGTTTAGCCGTTGAAAATCAACAGGGAGGGTTTGATAAGTTAGGGCCTGTATTAGGGCTTCCTGAAGGTTACAGTGGTCATGTCCGTGATCCGAAGATTTGGCAATATAATGATGTCTGGTACATGGTATTAGGCGCACAAAACTTAGATAAACAGGGTAAAGTTTTACTCTATCGTGCATCTCACTTATATCAATGGCAATTAGTCGGCGAGTTAGCGGGAAGTTATTTAGGCGGATTAGCTGATGCGGGTTATATGTGGGAATGCCCAGATCTCTTTGAACTAGATGATCACTTTATTTTATTAACATGTCCTCAAGGTATAAAAAGAGAACAACAACGATTTTTAAATTCGCATTCTAGTGCCTATTTAATCGGGGATTTTGATTATTCAACATTACAATTTCAGCATGGTGATTTAATCGAACTGGATGCAGGTTTTGAGTTTTACGCACCTCAAACAACATTAGCGAATGGTAGGCGTTTATTATTTGGTTGGATGGGAGTTCCTGATGGTGAAGAGATGTATCAACCGACCATTGCTAATGGCTGGATACACCAAATGACTTGCCCTCGCGAATTACATATAAAAGAAGAGAAGCTTTATCAGCAACCCGTAAAAGAGTTACAGCAACTCAGACAAAAGCCAGCATATTGGCAGGGTATTGCTGATGATGCGCCAGATATCAGCGGATTTTCGTTTGAACTTGAAGTAGAACTATTCGGCTCTCTTACTATTTATTTTTCTGATACTCTTGTTTTACTTATTGAAAATAATCAAGCCGTGTTAAAACGCCGTAGTGTTAAAAGCGGGGAGTGGCAATCTCGTTTCTGGTCTGGTGAGATAAAACATCTTCAAATATTATGTGATAACTCTAGTGTAGAGATTTTCTTTAATGGCGGTGCTGGTGTGATGAGTAGCCGTTTTTTTCCTTCAGAAAAACGGACTATCTGTTTCTCAGGGAAAGACACCATTAATCTCACAACTTGGCAATTAAAGAATACATTACTCAATTAA
- a CDS encoding sucrose-specific PTS transporter subunit IIBC: MNIENIARQLVPLLGGAENIASAAHCATRLRLVLVDDSKADKEAINKLEGVKGCFSNAGQIQVIFGTGLVNKVHAAFIAAAGIGESSKSEAANIAAKKLNPFQRIARLLSNIFVPIIPAIVASGLLMGLLGLMKTNQWVSPDNALYIMLDMCSSAAFIILPILIGFTAAKEFGGNPYLGATLGGILTHPALTNAWGVAAGFNTMNFFGLEIAMIGYQGTVFPVLLAVWFMSVLEKQLRKVVPNALDLIITPFLTVIISGFVALLVIGPVGRLLGDGISLILSTLITQAGWIAGLIFGGLYSVIVITGIHHSFHAVEAGLLGNPNIGVNFLLPIWAMANIAQGGACMAVWFKTNDAKIKAITIPSGFSAMLGITEAAIFGINLRYGKPFIAALIGGAAGGAWVVGSHVYMTAVGLTAIPGIAIVQAGSIMNYIIGLVIAFVTAFVISLLLKYKVESA; this comes from the coding sequence ATGAATATTGAAAATATTGCTCGCCAACTAGTGCCTTTATTGGGAGGTGCTGAAAATATCGCAAGTGCAGCGCATTGTGCTACACGCTTAAGACTTGTTCTTGTGGATGACTCAAAAGCAGACAAAGAAGCAATCAATAAATTAGAGGGTGTGAAAGGGTGTTTTAGTAATGCAGGGCAAATTCAGGTTATCTTTGGCACAGGCCTAGTTAATAAAGTACATGCTGCATTTATTGCGGCTGCTGGCATTGGTGAATCAAGCAAATCTGAAGCCGCCAATATTGCGGCTAAAAAGCTCAATCCATTTCAACGAATAGCAAGACTGCTTTCTAATATCTTTGTTCCCATTATTCCCGCCATTGTGGCGTCAGGTTTATTAATGGGATTACTGGGATTAATGAAAACTAACCAATGGGTAAGTCCTGATAATGCACTCTATATCATGCTTGATATGTGTAGCTCTGCGGCATTTATTATTTTACCTATTTTAATTGGTTTTACAGCTGCAAAGGAGTTTGGCGGAAACCCTTATCTTGGTGCAACACTCGGTGGAATTCTAACGCATCCCGCATTAACCAATGCGTGGGGTGTTGCTGCGGGTTTTAACACCATGAATTTCTTTGGATTAGAAATCGCCATGATTGGTTATCAAGGCACTGTTTTCCCAGTATTACTTGCTGTTTGGTTTATGAGTGTATTGGAAAAACAATTACGAAAAGTTGTTCCTAATGCCCTCGACTTAATTATCACGCCATTTTTAACCGTTATTATTTCGGGATTTGTCGCGTTATTAGTCATTGGCCCAGTCGGTCGTCTTTTAGGTGATGGTATTTCATTAATCTTAAGTACCTTAATTACGCAAGCCGGCTGGATTGCGGGGCTGATTTTTGGTGGACTCTACTCTGTGATTGTTATTACAGGTATTCATCATAGTTTTCATGCCGTTGAAGCTGGTTTATTAGGAAACCCTAATATTGGGGTTAATTTTTTATTACCTATTTGGGCAATGGCGAATATTGCTCAAGGTGGTGCTTGTATGGCAGTTTGGTTTAAAACCAATGATGCAAAAATTAAAGCTATTACGATCCCCTCGGGCTTCTCGGCTATGTTAGGCATTACTGAAGCTGCTATTTTCGGGATCAATTTACGTTATGGAAAACCATTTATTGCGGCTTTAATTGGTGGTGCAGCTGGAGGCGCTTGGGTTGTAGGCTCGCATGTTTATATGACAGCCGTAGGGTTGACTGCCATTCCAGGTATTGCAATTGTGCAAGCAGGTTCAATTATGAACTATATTATTGGCCTTGTGATTGCCTTTGTGACTGCGTTTGTTATCTCTCTTTTGCTGAAATATAAAGTGGAGTCTGCATAA